A stretch of the Arachis stenosperma cultivar V10309 chromosome 6, arast.V10309.gnm1.PFL2, whole genome shotgun sequence genome encodes the following:
- the LOC130935112 gene encoding uncharacterized protein LOC130935112, translated as MMNSSNGMMSPSSSGTAQSPGLKTYFKTPEGRYKLQYEKTHPSGLLHYAHGKTVTQVTLAHLKDKPAPSTPTASSSSFSASSGVRSAAARLLGGSNGSRALSFVGGNGGSKSNGGTSRIGSIGASSSSSSLANPNFDGKGTYLIFNVGDAIFISDLNSQDKDPIKSIHFSNSNPVCHAFDPDAKDGHDLLVGLTSGDVYSVSLRQQLQDVGKKLVGAQHYNKDGTVSNSRCTCIAWVPGGDGVFVVAHADGNLFVYDKNKDSAGDSSFPVVKDQTQFSVVHARYSKSNPIARWHICQGSINMFSFSSDGAYLATVGRDGYLRVFDYVKEQLICGGKSYYGALLCCAWSMDGKYVLTGGEDDLVQVWSMDDRKIVAWGEGHNSWVSGVAFDSYWSSPNSSDNGENVMYRFGSVGQDTQLLLWDLEMDEIVVPLRRPPGGSPTYSTGSQSSHWDSVVPLGTLQPAPSMRDVPKISPLVAHRVHTEPLSGLIFTQESVLTACREGHIKIWTRPGVAESQSSNSENLLATSLKEKPSLSSKIGNSSYKQ; from the exons ATGATGAACAGCTCGAACGGCATGATGTCCCCGTCGTCATCGGGAACTGCACAGTCCCCTGGGCTCAAGACTTATTTCAAAACCCCTGAAGGCCGATACAAGCTTCAATACGAGAAGACTCACCCTTCTGGTCTTCTTCATTATGCTCATGGCAAAACCGTTACTCAG GTTACTCTTGCACATCTCAAAGACAAACCTGCGCCTTCGACCCCGACTGCGTCTTCTTCAAGTTTCAGTGCCAGCAGTGGGGTGCGGTCTGCGGCAGCTAGATTGTTGGGAGGAAGCAATGGAAGCCGAGCGCTTAGTTTTGTCGGGGGCAATGGTGGAAGCAAGAGTAATGGAGGAACGAGTAGGATTGGTTCAATTGGTGCCTCCAGTTCAAGTAGTTCGCTGGCTAATCCAAATTTTGACGGCAAAGGAACCTACTTGATCTTCAATGTCGGAGATGCAATTTTCATAAGTGATTTGAATTCTCAAGACAAG GACCCCATAAAGTCTATTCACTTTAGTAACTCAAATCCTGTGTGCCATGCATTTGATCCTGATGCTAAGGATGGACATGATTTGCTTGTTGGCTTGACCTCTGGAGATG TCTACTCAGTATCACTGAGACAGCAATTACAGGATGTTGGcaaaaagcttgttggggctcAGCATTACAACAAAGATGGTACCGTCAGTAACAG TCGATGTACATGCATTGCTTGGGTGCCAGGAGGTGATGGAGTTTTTGTTGTTGCTCATGCTGATGGAAATTTATTCGTATATGATAAG AATAAAGACAGTGCTGGTGATTCTTCATTCCCAGTTGTTAAAGATCAAACTCAATTTTCTGTTGTGCATGCACGTTATAGTAAG AGTAACCCAATAGCCAGATGGCATATATGCCAGGGTTCAATCAACATGTTTTCTTTCTCATCCGATGGAGCATACTTAGCAACTGTTGGAAGAGATG GCTACTTACGAGTGTTTGATTACGTAAAAGAACAACTTATATGTGGTGGAAAGAGTTATTATGGGGCTTTGTTGTGTTGTGCTTGGAG CATGGATGGGAAATATGTTTTGACTGGTGGAGAAGATGATTTAGTTCAAGTTTGGAGCATGGATGATCGTAAGATTGTAGCATGGGGTGAGGGACATAACTCATGG GTAAGTGGAGTGGCATTTGATTCATATTGGTCATCTCCAAATTCAAGTGATAATGGAGAGAACGTGATGTATCGATTTGGTTCGGTCGGTCAG GATACTCAATTACTTCTATGGGACCTGGAAATGGATGAGATTGTAGTGCCCTTGAGGCGTCCTCCTGGCGGGTCTCCGACTTACAGTACTGGAAGCCAGTCATCCCATTGGGACAGTGTTGTTCCATTGGGTACCTTACAACCTGCTCCAAGCATGCGTGATGTTCCAAAAATCTCCCCATTGGTTGCTCACAGAGTGCATACCGAACCACTCTCTGGCTTGATATTTACTCAGGAATCTGTACTCACTGCCTGCCGGGAGGGGCACATAAAAATCTGGACGAGACCTGGTGTTGCTGAGAGCCAATCAAGCAATTCTGAAAACTTGTTAGCCACCAGCCTTAAGGAGAAGCCTTCACTTTCCAGCAAGATTGGAAATTCTAGCTACAAACAATGA
- the LOC130936307 gene encoding uncharacterized protein LOC130936307: MATQQQEQDFPMHRDQVDGITTTATVAHTAIHKGVESSEITELPSRQHGRRQNLMLEIPARNLDEAREEFLRINMPSTSPAFSSINELQPKNKSNIKALIPKLSFKLGNTEKASILALEGSSTEVPKKPMILRTLSLTKLITPRGKKMSSLPVTPIGGNTTNMTTYVRKGQQSSIHRSRSVPALNKDGNTSVGVMLRIVPTTPRLAGSAATTSMKSSPDITVENEDGEDIPEEEAVCRICLIELGEGSDTLKMECSCKGELALAHQECAVKWFSIKGNRTCDVCKEQVQNLPVTLLRIASTHSPNFLISSQGQQYRVWETVPILVVINMMAYFCFVEQLLVSNMGSGAIAISLPFSCILGLLASMTSTTMSRRKHVWLYAIAQFVMVFLAGRLFYSLLHVQAVLSMLLATFTGFGAVMCVASVLFEFLKWRRRWFAQLNQHQLGSQEVAVPTHQSSATTT, encoded by the exons ATGGCAACTCAGCAACAAGAACAAGACTTTCCAATGCACAGAGACCAAGTTGATGGTATCACTACCACTGCTACCGTAGCTCACACTGCAATTCATAAG GGTGTAGAATCAAGTGAAATAACTGAACTACCTAGTAGACAACATGGAAGAAGGCAAAATCTTATGTTGGAGATACCTGCAAGAAATCTTGATGAAGCAAGAGAGGAATTCTTGAGAATTAACATGCCTTCTACAAGCCCTGCTTTCTCTAGTATCAATGAGTTACaaccaaaaaataaatcaaatattaAAGCCCTTATTCCCAAACTTAGCTTTAAGTTAGGGAACACTGAAAAGGCTTCAATTCTAGCACTTGAAGGTTCTTCCACAGAGGTGCCGAAAAAGCCTATGATTTTGAGGACATTATCTCTTACAAAGTTGATCACACCTAGAGGGAAGAAGATGTCATCTTTACCCGTGACACCAATTGGAGGAAACACAACCAATATGACAACATATGTG AGAAAAGGACAGCAATCATCGATCCATCGTTCGCGTTCAGTTCCTGCACTTAACAAAGATGGGAACACATCAGTAGGTGTGATGCTGCGCATAGTTCCTACTACGCCACGGTTAGCTGGTAGCGCTGCCACAACATCTATGAAATCTTCACCCGACATTACTG TTGAGAATGAGGATGGAGAGGACATTCCTGAAGAAGAAGCTGTGTGTAGAATATGTTTGATTGAACTTGGAGAAGGTTCTGATACCCTTAAAATGGAATGCAGCTGCAAAGGTGAACTAGCATTGGCGCACCAAGAATGCGCGGTTAAATGGTTCAGCATCAAAGGTAACAGAACATGTGATGTGTGCAAGGAACAAGTTCAGAACCTACCTGTCACTCTTTTACGAATTGCGAGTACTCATTCACCAAACTTCTTGATAAGTAGCCAAGGTCAGCAATACAG GGTTTGGGAAACTGTTCCAATTCTTGTGGTTATCAACATGATGGCTTACTTCTGTTTTGTTGAGCAGCTTCTT GTTTCAAATATGGGGTCTGGTGCCATTGCAATATCTCTCCCATTTTCTTGTATATTAGGCCTTCTTGCAAGCATGACATCAACAACAATGT CGAGGAGAAAACATGTCTGGCTTTATGCGATTGCCCAATTTGTTATGGTGTTTCTTGCTGGTCGTCTTTTCTATTCACTG CTTCATGTGCAAGCAGTGCTATCTATGCTACTTGCTACATTTACTGGGTTTGGAGCTGTAATGTGTGTAGCCTCTGTCCTGTTTGAGTTTCTGAAATGGAGGAGAAGATGGTTTGCTCAGTTGAATCAGCATCAGCTTGGTTCCCAAGAGGTGGCTGTACCAACTCATCAATCATCTGCAACAACCACTTAA